In Pseudomonas putida, a genomic segment contains:
- the ribBA gene encoding bifunctional 3,4-dihydroxy-2-butanone-4-phosphate synthase/GTP cyclohydrolase II — protein MALNSIEELVEDIRQGKMVILMDDEDRENEGDIIMAAECCLPEHINFMAKHARGLICMPMTRERCETLKLPLMAPRNGSGFGTKFTVSIEAAEGVTTGISAADRARTVQAAAAKDAKAEDIVSPGHIFPLMAQPGGTLARAGHTEAACDLARMAGFEPSGVICEVMNDDGTMSRRAELEVFAAEHGLKIGTIADLIHYRMIHERTVQRVSEQPIESELGEFNLVTYRDAVEGDVHMALTLGTICAEQPTLVRVHNMDPLRDLLLVKQPGRWSLRAAMAAVAEAGSGVVLLLGHPLDGDVLLAHIRESAGDAPTKAPTTYSTVGAGSQILRDLGVRKMRLMSSPMKFNAISGFDLEVVEYVPSE, from the coding sequence GTGGCGCTCAACAGCATCGAAGAACTGGTCGAAGACATCCGCCAGGGCAAAATGGTCATCCTGATGGATGACGAAGACCGTGAGAACGAAGGCGACATCATCATGGCGGCCGAGTGCTGCCTGCCCGAGCACATCAACTTCATGGCCAAGCACGCCCGTGGCCTGATCTGCATGCCGATGACCCGTGAGCGCTGCGAAACGCTCAAGCTGCCGCTGATGGCGCCGCGCAACGGCTCCGGCTTCGGCACCAAGTTCACCGTGTCGATCGAGGCCGCCGAAGGCGTCACCACCGGCATCTCCGCCGCCGACCGCGCCCGCACCGTGCAGGCCGCAGCGGCCAAGGACGCCAAGGCCGAGGACATCGTCAGCCCGGGTCACATCTTCCCGCTGATGGCCCAGCCTGGCGGTACCCTGGCCCGCGCTGGCCACACCGAGGCCGCCTGCGACCTGGCGCGCATGGCCGGCTTCGAGCCGAGCGGCGTGATCTGCGAAGTGATGAACGACGACGGCACCATGTCGCGTCGCGCCGAACTGGAAGTGTTCGCCGCCGAGCACGGGCTGAAGATCGGCACCATCGCCGACCTGATCCACTACCGCATGATCCACGAGCGCACCGTGCAGCGCGTCTCCGAGCAGCCGATCGAGAGCGAGCTGGGCGAATTCAACCTGGTCACCTACCGTGACGCGGTGGAAGGCGACGTGCACATGGCCCTGACCCTGGGCACCATCTGCGCCGAACAGCCGACCCTGGTGCGAGTGCACAACATGGACCCGCTGCGCGACCTGCTGCTGGTCAAGCAACCGGGCCGCTGGAGCCTGCGTGCGGCCATGGCCGCGGTGGCCGAGGCCGGTAGCGGCGTGGTGCTGCTGCTGGGCCACCCGCTGGACGGCGACGTGCTGCTGGCACACATCCGCGAAAGCGCGGGCGATGCGCCGACCAAGGCGCCGACCACCTACAGCACCGTCGGTGCCGGTTCGCAGATCCTGCGCGACCTCGGCGTGCGCAAGATGCGCCTGATGAGTTCGCCGATGAAGTTCAATGCGATATCCGGATTCGATCTGGAAGTTGTAGAATACGTGCCCTCCGAGTGA
- the ribE gene encoding 6,7-dimethyl-8-ribityllumazine synthase — MTLKTIEGTFIAPKGRYALVVGRFNSFVVESLVSGAVDALVRHGVSESDITIIRAPGAFEIPLVAQKVAQQSEYDAIIALGAVIRGGTPHFEYVAGECTKGLAQVSMEFGVPVAFGVLTVDSIEQAIERSGTKAGNKGAEAALSALEMVSLLAQLEAK; from the coding sequence ATGACCCTGAAGACCATCGAAGGTACCTTCATCGCCCCCAAAGGTCGCTATGCTTTGGTGGTTGGCCGCTTCAACAGCTTCGTCGTCGAAAGCCTGGTGAGCGGTGCCGTTGATGCCCTGGTACGCCACGGCGTCAGCGAAAGCGACATCACCATCATCCGTGCCCCGGGCGCCTTCGAAATCCCGCTGGTGGCACAGAAGGTCGCCCAGCAAAGCGAATACGACGCGATCATCGCCCTGGGCGCCGTGATCCGTGGCGGTACCCCGCACTTCGAATACGTGGCGGGCGAATGCACCAAGGGCCTGGCCCAGGTGTCCATGGAGTTCGGTGTGCCGGTGGCCTTCGGTGTCCTGACCGTCGACTCCATCGAACAGGCCATCGAGCGTTCCGGCACCAAGGCCGGCAACAAAGGTGCTGAAGCTGCCCTGTCCGCACTGGAAATGGTCAGCCTGCTGGCGCAGTTGGAGGCCAAGTGA
- the nusB gene encoding transcription antitermination factor NusB: MISDESDRFNPRDPKPADAGKPSKSAKRREARKLATQALYQWHMAQHSLNEVEAQFRVDNDFTDVDGAYFREILHGVPAIKGEIDKALAPCMTIALEELDPVELAVLRLSTWEFIKRVDVPYRVVINEGVELAKVFGATDGHKFVNGVLDKLAPILRDAEVKAAKR, encoded by the coding sequence GTGATTAGCGACGAAAGCGATCGTTTCAACCCGCGCGATCCAAAACCCGCGGATGCCGGCAAGCCCTCGAAGAGCGCCAAGCGCCGTGAAGCCCGCAAGCTCGCGACCCAGGCGCTCTACCAGTGGCACATGGCTCAGCATTCGCTGAACGAGGTCGAAGCGCAGTTCCGGGTCGATAACGATTTCACCGATGTCGACGGTGCCTATTTCCGCGAAATCCTGCACGGGGTTCCGGCGATCAAAGGCGAAATCGACAAGGCCCTGGCGCCTTGCATGACCATCGCACTGGAAGAGCTCGATCCGGTCGAACTGGCCGTGCTGCGCCTGTCCACCTGGGAGTTCATCAAGCGTGTCGACGTACCGTACCGCGTGGTGATCAACGAAGGCGTGGAGCTGGCCAAGGTGTTTGGCGCCACCGACGGGCACAAGTTCGTCAACGGCGTGCTGGACAAGCTCGCGCCGATCCTGCGCGATGCGGAAGTCAAGGCGGCCAAGCGCTGA
- the thiL gene encoding thiamine-phosphate kinase yields the protein MGEFELINHYFAAAQCAQGGEGVALGIGDDCALLGLPPGEQLAVSTDTLVAGVHFPQICDPGLLGQRSLAVAASDLAAMGATPIAFTLALTLPQVGEDWLRAYAGGLDRMARQCGLSLVGGDTTRGPLSITVTVFGRVPAGQALRRSGARPGDLLCVGGELGNAAGALPLVLGEREAPSVLAQPLLDHYWSPSPQFALGQLLRGRATAALDISDGLLADCGHIAKASGVALEVNLHQVPVSSALQGFLGAQGALQAAVAGGDDYVLVFTLPPGQLSSLQAQADVHVIGRVLEGQGVSLRDRQGKDITPQQRGYQHFRETP from the coding sequence ATGGGTGAGTTCGAGCTGATCAACCACTATTTCGCCGCCGCGCAATGCGCGCAGGGCGGCGAAGGCGTGGCGCTAGGTATCGGCGACGACTGCGCCCTGCTGGGCCTGCCTCCCGGCGAGCAACTGGCGGTGTCAACCGACACCCTGGTTGCCGGCGTGCATTTTCCCCAGATCTGCGACCCTGGCCTGCTCGGCCAGCGCTCCTTGGCCGTTGCCGCCAGCGACCTGGCAGCCATGGGCGCGACGCCGATTGCCTTCACCCTTGCCCTGACCCTGCCGCAAGTCGGCGAGGACTGGTTGCGCGCCTATGCCGGGGGCCTCGACCGCATGGCCCGGCAATGCGGCCTGAGCCTGGTCGGCGGCGACACCACCCGTGGCCCGCTGAGCATCACCGTCACCGTGTTCGGCCGTGTCCCGGCCGGCCAGGCCTTGCGCCGCAGTGGCGCAAGGCCTGGCGACCTGTTGTGCGTGGGCGGCGAGCTGGGCAATGCCGCCGGTGCCTTGCCCTTGGTATTGGGCGAGCGCGAGGCGCCCAGCGTGCTGGCGCAACCTTTGCTCGATCACTACTGGTCACCTTCGCCGCAGTTCGCCCTCGGCCAGCTGCTGCGCGGCCGCGCCACGGCGGCGCTGGACATCTCCGACGGCCTGCTGGCCGACTGCGGGCATATCGCCAAGGCGTCCGGCGTGGCGCTTGAAGTGAACCTGCATCAGGTGCCGGTGTCATCCGCCTTGCAGGGCTTTCTCGGTGCGCAGGGCGCCTTGCAGGCCGCAGTGGCTGGCGGCGACGACTATGTACTGGTGTTCACCCTGCCGCCCGGGCAACTTTCATCCCTGCAGGCGCAGGCCGACGTCCATGTCATCGGGCGGGTGCTCGAAGGCCAGGGCGTGAGCCTGCGCGACCGGCAGGGCAAGGACATCACCCCGCAGCAGCGGGGCTATCAACATTTTAGGGAGACACCGTGA
- a CDS encoding phosphatidylglycerophosphatase A, with protein sequence MTDHPNQVPAEFVPPSVWRNPWHFIAFGFGSGTLPKAPGTWGSLVALPFIPLWQMLPDWGYWLLLGITMLFGFWLCGKVATDLRVHDHEGIVWDEMVGMWITLWLVPDGWQWLLAGFLMFRFFDILKPWPIRWIDRHVHGGVGIMLDDILAGVFAWLGMQVLVWAVG encoded by the coding sequence GTGACCGACCACCCGAATCAGGTGCCCGCGGAGTTCGTGCCGCCTTCGGTCTGGCGCAACCCGTGGCATTTCATCGCCTTCGGCTTCGGCTCCGGCACCCTGCCCAAGGCCCCGGGTACCTGGGGCTCGCTGGTCGCCCTGCCGTTCATTCCGCTCTGGCAGATGCTGCCGGACTGGGGCTACTGGCTGCTGCTGGGCATCACCATGCTGTTCGGCTTCTGGCTGTGCGGCAAGGTGGCCACCGACTTGCGCGTGCACGATCACGAAGGCATCGTCTGGGACGAAATGGTCGGCATGTGGATCACCCTGTGGCTGGTGCCCGATGGTTGGCAGTGGCTGCTGGCGGGGTTCCTGATGTTCCGTTTCTTCGACATCCTCAAGCCGTGGCCGATTCGCTGGATCGACCGTCACGTGCATGGCGGCGTGGGCATCATGCTTGATGATATCCTGGCCGGTGTGTTCGCCTGGCTGGGCATGCAGGTCCTGGTCTGGGCGGTGGGCTGA
- a CDS encoding substrate-binding periplasmic protein: protein MVMRTVLLAMMLSLAPWVAAAGGLPKQVHLVSEEWLDYTNADGSGVAWDVLRKVFEPAGVKVVTQSAPYSRAIGLVKRGEADAWVGSYKEENDDNLYPRWHFDMDHIYALGLAGKPVPTLQTVGQYRLAWVRGYDYGSYLPNVRNFREIQRREGILPMLEHDRVDFYIDAQTEVDYVLGQASQPERFHRTHIAELPLYLAFARSEQAKALRELFDKRMAELVRSGELKPIFQHWKQPYPFSPDSKPQ from the coding sequence ATGGTCATGAGGACTGTGTTGCTGGCGATGATGCTGAGCCTGGCTCCCTGGGTGGCCGCCGCCGGTGGCCTGCCCAAGCAGGTGCACCTGGTCAGCGAGGAGTGGCTCGACTACACCAACGCCGATGGCAGCGGAGTGGCCTGGGACGTGCTGCGCAAGGTGTTCGAGCCGGCCGGGGTCAAGGTCGTGACCCAGAGCGCGCCGTACAGCCGAGCGATCGGGCTGGTCAAGCGTGGCGAAGCCGATGCCTGGGTCGGTTCGTACAAGGAGGAGAACGACGACAACCTGTATCCGCGCTGGCACTTCGATATGGACCACATCTACGCCCTGGGCCTGGCCGGCAAGCCGGTGCCGACCCTGCAGACCGTCGGGCAGTATCGTCTGGCCTGGGTGCGCGGCTACGACTATGGCAGCTACCTGCCCAACGTGCGCAACTTCCGTGAGATCCAGCGCCGCGAAGGCATCCTGCCAATGCTCGAGCACGACCGGGTGGACTTCTACATCGATGCGCAGACCGAGGTCGATTACGTGCTCGGCCAGGCCTCGCAGCCTGAGCGCTTTCACCGCACGCACATCGCCGAGCTGCCGCTGTACCTGGCGTTTGCCCGCAGCGAGCAGGCCAAGGCCTTGCGCGAGCTGTTCGACAAGCGCATGGCAGAACTGGTACGCAGCGGCGAGTTGAAGCCGATTTTCCAGCACTGGAAGCAGCCATATCCGTTCAGCCCCGACAGCAAGCCGCAATAA
- the ribA gene encoding GTP cyclohydrolase II: MPVVFVAASKLPTPFATFTMHGFLDEATGREHVVLSLGDIADGEPVLGRLHSECLTGDALFSQRCDCGSQLEAALQAIAREGRGVLLYLRQEGRGIGLLNKIRAYELQDGGADTVEANERLGFAADQRDYAMCLPMLEHLGVKALRLMTNNPRKVKALTDMHITVAERVPLHTGHNPHNRLYLATKADKLGHMMGSKHQGEVPQA, translated from the coding sequence GTGCCCGTCGTCTTTGTTGCCGCCTCTAAGCTTCCGACCCCTTTTGCGACTTTCACCATGCATGGCTTTCTTGACGAAGCCACTGGCCGCGAGCACGTGGTGCTGAGCCTGGGTGATATCGCCGATGGCGAGCCGGTACTGGGGCGCCTGCACTCCGAGTGCCTGACTGGCGATGCCCTGTTCAGCCAGCGTTGCGACTGCGGTTCGCAATTGGAAGCCGCGCTGCAGGCCATCGCCCGCGAAGGCCGTGGCGTGCTGCTGTACCTGCGTCAGGAAGGCCGTGGCATCGGCCTGCTGAACAAGATCCGCGCCTACGAACTGCAAGATGGCGGCGCCGACACCGTCGAGGCCAACGAACGCCTGGGCTTCGCTGCCGACCAGCGTGACTACGCCATGTGCCTGCCAATGCTCGAACACCTGGGCGTCAAGGCCCTGCGCCTGATGACCAACAACCCGCGCAAGGTCAAGGCGCTGACCGACATGCACATCACGGTCGCCGAGCGCGTGCCGTTGCACACCGGGCACAACCCGCACAACCGCCTGTATCTGGCTACCAAGGCTGACAAGCTCGGCCACATGATGGGCAGCAAGCACCAGGGCGAAGTGCCCCAGGCCTGA
- a CDS encoding TonB-dependent receptor domain-containing protein, protein MKKSACAALLCAPTFLLAAERDDALKLPDVLISANRQIESRTATSAANTVFTRTDIDRLQPSSVTDLLTRVPGVQVAPTGGRGSLPGIFIRGTKAAQSLVLVDGVRIANATSGDSGLQFLDVDQIERVEVLRGSRSALYGSDAIGGVIQIFTRRASGPGLQPRLRLAAGSNHTWQRSLGLSGNDGATRFNLGASMDETAGIDATGPSFASDNDHDAYRNQSLNLSLSHTFGERFEAGLNLLDSRGRSEYDNPFGRFDPITFESFGQKPYTDFSVSSLGSYIDAQLTETWHSRLEAAHSENRDDKRDKLSDERFVFNTYRDQVTWQNDLALAERHNLLVGGDWYEDRVHASTDFTEDSRWNRAAFIQHRYSGERFSTELGVRRDQNQQFGGKTTWSGSFTLPLDARNDVLLSYSEGFRAPTFNDLYYPQFSNPDLKPERSKSYELQWRSQLTDDSRLETSLYRTDLRDAIIFGQDSIPRNVASARINGLELALDQQWGAWRSQLGLALIDPRDRDSGHTLARRARRTLSVDLDRQVGRFQVGASWQAVSASFDDEANRNRLGGYGLLGLRGGWAATDELKLELKLDNLLDKGYSRALYSYDGASYGYREEGRTALLSLTWTPAL, encoded by the coding sequence ATGAAAAAATCTGCCTGTGCCGCTTTACTCTGCGCCCCCACATTCCTGCTGGCCGCAGAACGCGACGACGCGCTGAAACTCCCCGACGTACTCATCAGCGCCAACCGCCAGATCGAATCACGCACCGCCACCAGTGCCGCCAACACCGTCTTCACCCGTACCGACATCGACCGCCTGCAGCCCAGCAGCGTCACCGACCTGCTCACCCGCGTACCCGGCGTGCAGGTGGCGCCGACCGGTGGTCGCGGCAGCCTGCCGGGGATCTTCATCCGTGGCACCAAGGCGGCCCAGAGCCTGGTACTGGTGGACGGCGTGCGCATCGCGAACGCCACCTCCGGCGACAGCGGCCTGCAGTTTCTCGATGTCGACCAGATCGAGCGTGTCGAGGTGCTGCGTGGCTCGCGCTCGGCGCTGTACGGCAGCGATGCCATCGGCGGGGTGATCCAGATCTTCACCCGTCGCGCCAGCGGCCCCGGCCTGCAACCACGGCTGCGCCTGGCCGCCGGCAGCAACCACACCTGGCAACGTAGCCTGGGCCTGTCCGGCAACGACGGCGCCACGCGCTTCAACCTCGGTGCCAGCATGGACGAAACCGCCGGCATCGACGCCACCGGCCCCTCGTTCGCCAGCGACAACGACCACGACGCCTACCGCAACCAGTCGCTCAACCTGAGCCTCAGCCACACCTTCGGCGAGCGCTTCGAGGCAGGCCTGAACCTGCTCGACAGCCGGGGGCGCAGCGAGTACGACAATCCGTTCGGCCGCTTCGACCCGATCACGTTCGAAAGCTTCGGACAAAAGCCCTACACCGACTTCAGCGTCAGCAGCCTGGGCAGTTACATCGACGCCCAGTTGACCGAGACCTGGCACTCGCGCCTGGAAGCCGCCCACAGCGAAAATCGCGATGACAAACGCGACAAGCTCAGCGACGAACGTTTCGTGTTCAACACCTACCGCGACCAGGTCACCTGGCAGAACGACCTGGCGCTGGCCGAGCGGCACAACCTGCTGGTCGGCGGCGATTGGTACGAGGATCGCGTGCATGCCAGCACCGACTTCACCGAGGACAGCCGCTGGAACCGCGCCGCCTTCATCCAGCACCGCTACAGCGGAGAACGTTTCTCGACCGAGCTGGGTGTGCGCCGCGACCAGAACCAGCAGTTCGGCGGCAAGACCACCTGGAGCGGCAGCTTCACCCTGCCGCTCGACGCCCGCAACGATGTGCTGCTGTCGTACAGCGAGGGCTTTCGGGCACCGACCTTCAACGACCTGTACTACCCGCAGTTCAGCAACCCGGACCTCAAGCCGGAACGCTCCAAGAGCTATGAACTGCAATGGCGCAGCCAACTGACCGACGACAGCCGCCTGGAAACCTCGCTGTACCGCACCGACCTGCGCGATGCGATCATCTTCGGCCAGGATTCGATCCCACGTAACGTCGCCTCGGCCCGCATCAATGGCCTGGAACTGGCCCTCGACCAACAGTGGGGCGCCTGGCGCAGCCAGCTCGGCCTGGCCCTGATCGACCCACGCGACCGCGACAGCGGCCACACCCTCGCCCGCCGTGCCCGACGCACCCTCAGCGTCGATCTCGACCGCCAGGTCGGGCGCTTCCAGGTCGGGGCCAGTTGGCAGGCCGTGAGCGCCAGCTTCGACGACGAAGCCAACCGCAACCGCCTGGGCGGCTACGGCCTGCTGGGCCTGCGCGGTGGCTGGGCGGCAACCGATGAGCTCAAGCTGGAGCTGAAGCTGGATAACCTGCTGGACAAAGGCTACAGCCGCGCGCTGTACAGCTACGACGGCGCCAGCTATGGCTACCGCGAGGAAGGCCGCACTGCACTGCTGAGCCTCACCTGGACACCGGCGCTGTAG
- the dxs gene encoding 1-deoxy-D-xylulose-5-phosphate synthase, with translation MPTTFQEIPRERPVTPLLDRADTPAGLRRLAEADLETLADELRQELLYTVGQTGGHFGAGLGVIELTIALHYVFDTPDDRLVWDVGHQAYPHKILTGRRNRMLTLRQKDGIAAFPRRSESEYDTFGVGHSSTSISAALGMAIAARLQNDPRKAIAVIGDGALTAGMAFEALNHAQEVDANMLVILNDNDMSISRNVGGLSNYLAKILSSRTYASMREGSKKVLSRLPGAWEIARRTEEYAKGMLVPGTLFEELGWNYIGPIDGHDLPTMIATLRNMRDLKGPQFLHVVTKKGKGFAPAEIDPIGYHAITKLEPADKPAAPKKPSGPKYSSVFGQWLCDMAAADNRLVGITPAMKEGSDLVAFSERFPERYFDVAIAEQHAVTLAAGMACEGAKPVVAIYSTFLQRAYDQLIHDVAVQNLDVLFAIDRAGLVGEDGPTHAGSYDLSYLRCIPGMLVMTPSDENELRKMLSTGHLYNGPAAVRYPRGTGPNAPISGDLEPLEIGKGVVRRKGQKVALLVFGVQLAEALQVAEQIDATVVDMRFVKPLDEALVLELAGSHELLVTIEENAIMGGAGAAVGEFLAREAVVKPLLHLGLPDIYVEHAKPAQMLAECGLDVAGIEASVKARMAKLGL, from the coding sequence ATGCCCACGACGTTTCAAGAGATCCCCCGCGAACGCCCGGTCACGCCGTTGCTCGACCGCGCTGACACGCCTGCCGGCCTGCGCCGGCTGGCCGAAGCCGACCTGGAGACCCTGGCCGACGAGTTGCGCCAGGAGTTGCTCTACACCGTGGGTCAGACCGGTGGGCATTTCGGCGCAGGCCTTGGCGTCATCGAACTGACGATCGCCCTGCACTACGTCTTCGACACCCCGGATGACCGCCTGGTGTGGGACGTCGGCCACCAGGCCTACCCGCACAAGATCCTCACCGGCCGGCGCAACCGCATGCTGACCCTGCGCCAGAAGGACGGCATCGCCGCCTTCCCACGCCGCAGCGAGAGCGAGTACGACACCTTCGGCGTCGGTCACTCCAGCACCTCGATCAGCGCCGCCCTGGGCATGGCCATCGCCGCCCGCCTGCAAAACGATCCGCGCAAGGCCATCGCTGTGATCGGCGACGGCGCGCTGACCGCGGGCATGGCCTTCGAGGCGCTGAACCACGCCCAGGAAGTGGACGCCAACATGCTGGTGATCCTCAACGACAACGACATGTCGATTTCGCGCAATGTCGGTGGCCTGTCCAACTACCTGGCCAAGATCCTCTCCAGCCGCACCTACGCCAGCATGCGCGAAGGCAGCAAGAAAGTGCTGTCGCGCCTGCCGGGTGCCTGGGAAATCGCCCGTCGCACCGAGGAATACGCCAAGGGCATGCTGGTGCCCGGCACCTTGTTCGAGGAACTGGGCTGGAACTACATCGGCCCGATCGACGGCCATGACCTGCCGACCATGATCGCCACCCTGCGCAACATGCGCGACCTCAAAGGGCCGCAGTTCCTGCATGTGGTGACCAAGAAGGGCAAGGGCTTCGCCCCGGCCGAGATCGACCCGATCGGCTACCACGCCATCACCAAGCTCGAGCCTGCCGACAAGCCCGCCGCGCCGAAGAAGCCCAGTGGTCCGAAGTACTCCTCGGTGTTCGGCCAGTGGTTGTGCGACATGGCCGCAGCCGACAACCGCCTGGTCGGCATCACCCCGGCGATGAAGGAAGGCTCCGACCTGGTGGCCTTCAGCGAACGCTTCCCGGAGCGCTACTTCGACGTGGCGATCGCCGAGCAGCACGCGGTCACCCTCGCCGCCGGCATGGCCTGCGAAGGCGCCAAGCCGGTGGTGGCGATCTACTCGACCTTCCTCCAGCGCGCCTACGACCAGTTGATCCACGACGTGGCGGTGCAGAACCTCGACGTGCTGTTCGCCATCGACCGCGCCGGCCTGGTCGGCGAGGACGGCCCGACCCACGCCGGCAGTTACGACCTGTCGTACCTGCGCTGCATCCCCGGCATGCTGGTGATGACGCCGAGCGACGAGAACGAACTGCGCAAGATGCTCAGCACCGGCCACCTGTACAACGGCCCGGCAGCCGTGCGCTACCCACGCGGCACCGGCCCCAACGCGCCGATCAGCGGCGACCTGGAACCGCTGGAAATCGGCAAGGGCGTGGTTCGGCGCAAGGGCCAGAAAGTCGCATTGCTGGTGTTCGGCGTGCAGCTGGCCGAAGCCCTGCAGGTTGCCGAGCAGATCGACGCCACCGTGGTCGACATGCGCTTCGTCAAGCCGCTGGATGAAGCCCTGGTGCTCGAACTGGCCGGCAGCCATGAACTGCTGGTGACCATCGAGGAAAATGCCATCATGGGTGGCGCCGGTGCTGCCGTGGGTGAGTTCCTGGCCCGTGAGGCGGTGGTCAAGCCACTGTTGCACCTGGGGCTGCCGGACATCTACGTGGAGCATGCAAAGCCTGCGCAGATGCTCGCCGAATGTGGCCTGGATGTGGCTGGCATCGAAGCCTCGGTGAAGGCCCGGATGGCCAAGTTGGGCCTGTAG
- the ispA gene encoding (2E,6E)-farnesyl diphosphate synthase, with product MITRYQASSQARVDAALEPLFQAPSKELERLYAAMRYSVMNGGKRVRPLLAYAACEALGAPAEHANGAACAVELIHAYSLVHDDLPAMDDDDLRRGQPTTHKAFDEACAILAGDGLQSLAFSALLDPRLSPQADTIRLAMVQTLAQAAGPAGMVGGQAIDLGSVGIKLDQKALEYMHRHKTGALIEASVRLGALASARAEQAQLDALQTYAQAIGLAFQVQDDILDVESDTATLGKRQGADIARDKPTYPALLGLEAAKAYAIELREQALVALEGFGENAEPLRALARYIVERRH from the coding sequence ATGATCACCCGCTACCAGGCCAGCAGCCAGGCACGGGTCGACGCCGCCCTCGAACCGCTGTTCCAGGCGCCGTCCAAGGAGCTCGAGCGGCTCTATGCGGCCATGCGCTACAGCGTGATGAACGGCGGCAAGCGGGTCCGTCCGTTGCTCGCCTATGCCGCCTGCGAAGCCCTCGGCGCCCCCGCCGAACACGCCAACGGCGCCGCCTGCGCGGTCGAGCTGATCCACGCCTACTCGCTGGTGCACGACGACCTGCCGGCGATGGACGACGACGACCTGCGTCGCGGCCAGCCGACCACCCACAAGGCATTCGACGAAGCCTGCGCCATCCTTGCCGGCGACGGCCTGCAGAGCCTGGCCTTCAGTGCCCTGCTCGACCCACGCCTGAGCCCCCAGGCCGACACCATCCGCCTGGCCATGGTGCAGACCCTGGCCCAGGCAGCAGGCCCCGCTGGCATGGTCGGCGGTCAGGCTATCGACCTGGGCTCGGTCGGCATCAAGCTGGACCAGAAAGCCCTGGAATACATGCACCGGCACAAGACCGGCGCGCTGATCGAGGCCAGCGTGCGCCTCGGCGCCCTGGCCAGCGCCCGCGCTGAACAGGCCCAGCTCGACGCCCTGCAGACCTACGCCCAGGCCATCGGCCTGGCCTTCCAGGTGCAAGACGACATCCTCGACGTGGAAAGCGACACCGCCACCCTGGGCAAGCGCCAGGGTGCCGACATCGCCCGCGACAAACCGACCTATCCTGCCCTGCTCGGCCTCGAAGCGGCCAAGGCCTATGCGATCGAACTGCGCGAGCAGGCGCTGGTCGCACTGGAAGGGTTCGGCGAAAACGCAGAGCCTCTGCGAGCGCTGGCGCGCTACATCGTCGAACGCCGCCACTGA
- a CDS encoding exodeoxyribonuclease VII small subunit, whose protein sequence is MARKKASIDFEQSLADLQALVERLENGELSLEDSLAAFEQGIALTRDCQGALAQAEQKVQILLERDGELAAQPFDAEPEA, encoded by the coding sequence ATGGCCCGCAAAAAAGCCTCCATCGATTTCGAACAATCCCTCGCTGACCTGCAAGCCCTGGTCGAGCGCCTGGAGAACGGCGAACTGTCGCTGGAAGACTCGCTGGCCGCGTTCGAACAAGGCATCGCCCTGACCCGCGATTGCCAGGGCGCCCTGGCCCAGGCCGAGCAGAAAGTGCAGATTCTCCTGGAACGCGACGGCGAGCTGGCCGCCCAGCCCTTCGACGCGGAGCCAGAGGCATGA
- the ribB gene encoding 3,4-dihydroxy-2-butanone-4-phosphate synthase: protein MSSKLSQQYPNVTAAIAAFQAGRPVLLLDDDDREDEADIVAAAENLSLQTMAMMIRDCSGIVCLCLDEATVDALQLAPMVQNNQARHGTGFTVTIEAAEGVSTGVSAQDRITTIEAALRSTAQQRHIVSPGHVFPLRARDGGVLARRGHTEGSVDLARLAGLRPAAVLCELMNPDGSMARGEQVAVYARQYNLPVLTIEELARYREALVGLEVEIA from the coding sequence ATGTCTTCCAAGCTGTCCCAGCAATACCCCAACGTCACCGCCGCCATCGCCGCCTTCCAGGCCGGGCGCCCCGTGCTGCTGCTCGACGACGACGATCGCGAGGACGAAGCCGACATCGTCGCCGCCGCTGAAAACCTCTCGCTGCAGACCATGGCCATGATGATCCGCGATTGCAGCGGCATCGTCTGCCTGTGCCTGGACGAAGCCACCGTCGACGCCTTGCAGCTGGCGCCGATGGTGCAGAACAACCAGGCCCGCCACGGCACCGGCTTCACGGTCACCATCGAAGCGGCCGAGGGGGTCAGTACCGGCGTTTCGGCGCAGGACCGCATCACCACCATCGAAGCCGCCCTGCGCTCGACCGCGCAGCAGCGCCATATCGTCAGCCCAGGGCATGTGTTCCCGCTGCGCGCCCGCGACGGCGGCGTGCTGGCCCGCCGCGGCCATACCGAAGGGTCGGTGGACCTGGCGCGCCTGGCCGGCCTGCGCCCGGCTGCCGTGCTCTGCGAGCTGATGAACCCCGATGGCAGCATGGCCCGGGGCGAGCAGGTCGCGGTGTATGCGCGCCAGTACAACCTGCCGGTGCTGACCATCGAGGAACTGGCCCGCTATCGCGAGGCGCTGGTGGGGCTGGAGGTGGAGATCGCTTGA